cccgtctcttcCCCCTCCAGTCTCACCCCCTCCAGTCTCTCCCCCCCTTCCGTCTCTCCCCCCTTccgtctctccccctcttccatctctctccccccttctcccgtctccccgtctctctccccgtctctccctctccagtctctcccccctctccagtctctcccccctctcccgtctctccccccccactcctgtctctccccccccactccggtctctcccccccttctctcccccttctctcccccctctctccccccttctctcccccctctctcccgtctctccccaccgtctctccccctctcgtctttcccccctctcccgtctctccccactctctcgtctctccccccgtctctctcccgtctctcccccctctcccatctctcctccccatctctctccctctcccatccctccccccatctcatgtctctctcctcctctcccgtttctcccccctctcctgtctctcccccccatctctatccctctcccgtctcttccccccccccccactccagtcTCTCCCCGCCCTCTCCGGTCTCTCCTCGCCCTCTTCGGTCACTCTCCCCCCCgccttctctcctccctctctcccgtctctcccccctctcctgtctctccccccatctctcttcctctcccgtCTCTCGCCCCCCCACtcctgtctctcccccccccactccggtctctcctcgccctctccgttctctcccccccccttctctcccccttctctcccgtctctccccaccgtctctccccctcccgtctctcccccctctcccgtctctccccccctctcccgtctctccccccctctcccgtctctcccccctcccgtctctcccccctcccgtctctcccccctcccgtctctcccccctcccgtctctcacccctcccgtctctcacccctcccgtctctcccctcctctcccgtctctcccctcctctcccgtctctcccctcctctcccgtctctctcctcctctcctgtctctctcctcctctcccgtctctcccatctctcctccccatctctctccctctcccatccctccccccccgtctctctcctcctctctcgtttctcccccctctcctgtctctcccccccatctctatccctctcccgtctcttcccccccccactccagtCTCTCCCCGCCCTCTCcggtctctcctccccctctccggtcactctcccccccgccttctctcctccctctctcccgtctctccccccctcccgtttctcccccctctcctgtctctccccccatctctcttcctctcccgtctctcccccccccactccggtctctcctcgccctctccgttctctcccccccttctctcccccttctctcccgtctctccccaccgtctctccccctcccgtctctccccccctctcccgtctctccccccctctcccgtctctcccccctcccgtctctcccccctcccgtctctcccccctcccgtctctcacccctcccgtctctcccctcctctcccgtctctcccctcctctcccgccTCTGCCCTCCTCTCccgtctctctcctcctctcctgtctctctcctcctctcccgtctctcccatctctcctccccatctctctccctctcccatccctccccccctcccgtctctctcctcctctcccgtttctcccccctctcctgtctctccctcccatctctatccctctcccgtctcttcccctccccactccggtctcttctccccctctccggtctctccacccccccttctctcctccctctctcccgtctctccccactctcctgtttctccccactctcccatctcttctcccatccctcccccgtctctcctccccctctcccgtttctccccactctcctgtctccccccccatctctctccctctcccgtctctccccccccactcctgtctctcccccccccactccggtctctccccccccttctctccccctctctcccgtctctccccaccgtctctccccctctcgtctttccccccctctcccgtctctccccccgtctctctcccgtctctcccccctctcccatctctcctccccatttctctccctctcccatccctccccccatctcatgtctctctcctcctctcccgtttctcccccctctcctgtctctcccccccatctctatccctctcccgtctcttccccccccccactccagtcTCTCCCCGCCCTCTCcggtctctcctccccctctccggtcactctcccccccgccttctctcctccctctctcccgtctctcccccctctcctgtctctccccccatctctcttcctctcccgtctctccccccccaactcctgtctctccccccccccactccggtctctcctcgccctctccgttctctccccccccttctctcccccttctctcccgtctctccccaccgtctctccccctcccgtctctccccccctctcccgtctctccccctcccgtctctcccccctcccgtctctcacccctcccgtctctcacccctcccgtctcgcccccctcccgtctctcccgtctctcccctcctctcccgtctctctcctcctctcctgtctctctcctcctctcccgtctctcccatctctcctccccatctctctccctctcccatccctccccccatctcatgtctctctcctcctctcccgtttctcccccctctcctgtctctccccccatctctcttcctctcccgtctctcccccccactcctgtctctccccccccccactccggtctctcctcgccctctccgttctctcccccccttctctcccccttctctcccgtctctccccctcccgtctctccccccctctcccgtctctcccccctcccgtctctccccccctcccgtctctcacccctcccgtctctcacccctcccgtctctcccctcctctcccgtctctcccctcctctcccgtctctctcctcctctcctgtctctctcctcctctcccgtctctcccatctctcctccccatctctctccctctcccatccctccccccctcccgtctctctcctcctctcccgttTCTCCCCCCTGTcctgtctctctcccccatctctatccctctcccatctcttcccccctccactccagtctccccccccccccggtctctcctccccctctccggtctctccccccccccctctctcacgtctctcctgtctctccccagtctcccatctcttctccccatctctctccctctcccgtctctctccccctctcccatctctctcccccctctcccgtttctccccccctcctgtctctccccccccactccggtccctcccaccccccttctcccccccatATCTCCCcactgtctctccccctctcgtctctcccccctctcccgtctctcccccctcccgtctctcccccccttcagtctctctcccccctcccgtctctctccccccttgtctctccccccgtctctccccactTGTCTCTCCCCACTTGTCTCTCCCCCTTGTCTCTCCCCCACTTGTCTCTCCCCCCCTTGTCTGTCCCCCCTCttgtctctccctcctctcttgtctctccctcctctcttgtctctccctcctctcttgtCTCTCCCCCCTCGCCTCTCCCCCCTCGCCTCTCCCCCTCTCGCCTCTCCCCCCCTCGCCTCTCCCCCCTTCGACTCTCCCCCTttcgtctctctccccctctcccatctctccccccatctctccccgtctctccccccctacagtctctctccgtctctccccccctccagtctctcccccctctcgtctctctcttctctacccccctccccccgtctcttcCCCCTCCAGTCTCACCCCCTCCAGTCTCTCCCCCCTtccgtctctcccccccttccgtctctccccctcttccatctctctccccccttctcccgtctcccccgtctctctccccctctccccctctcccgtctctccctctcccgtctctccccccctcctcctctccagtctctcccccctctccagtctctcccccctctcccgtctctcctcgccctctctggtctctccccccctcttctctccccccgctctctcgtctctccccactgtctctccccctctcgtctctctccccctctcgtctctctccccctctcgtctctctccccctctcgtctctccaccccccccgtctctcccccctcccgtctctccccctcccgtctctccccctcccgtctctccccctcccttctctcccccctcccttctctcctccctctctcccgtctctcccccccctcccgtttctcccccctctcctgtctctccccctctctcccgtctctccccaccgtctctcacccctcccgtctctcccctcctctcccgtctctcccctcctctcccgtctctcccctcctctcccgtctctctcctcctctcccgtctctcccatctctcctccccatctctctccctctcccatccctcccccctctcccgtctctctcctcctctcccgtttctcccccctctcctgtctctcccccccatctctatccctctcccgtttctcccccccccccactccagtcTCTCCCCGCCCTCTCcggtctctcctccccctctccggtcactctcccccccgccttctctcctccctctctcccgtctctcccccccctcccgtttctcccccctctcctgtctctcccccctctcccgtctctcccccccccactcctgtctctccccccccccactccggtctctcctcgccctctcccgtctctccccccccttctctcccgtctctccccaccgtctctccccctcccgtctctcccccccctcccgtctctccccccctctcccgtctctcccccctcccgtcgCACCCCCctcgtctctccccgtctctcccccgtctcgtctctcctccctctcccgtctctcctccctctcccgtctctcccccctctcccgtctctccacccCTTGTCTCTCCACCCCTTGTCTCTCCACCCCTTGTCTCTCCACCCCTTGTCTCTCCCCCCTTGTCTCTCCCTCCCTTGTCTCTCCCCCCTCTTGTCTCTCCCCCCCTCTTGTCTCTCCCCCCTCTTGTCTCTCCCCCCActgtctctccccccgtctctccctcccctctcgtctctccctcccctctcgtctctccctcccctctcgtctctccctccctcccgtctctcccccctcccgtctctcacccctcccgtctctcccctcctctcccgtctctcccctcctctcccgtctctcccctcctctcccgtctctctcctctcccgtctctcccatctctcctccccatctctctccctctcccatccctccccccctctcccgtctctctcctcctctcccgttTCTCCCCCCTGTcctgtctctctcccccatctctatccctctcccatctcttccccccccactccagtctcccccccccctccggtctctcctccccctctccggtctctccccccccctctctcacgtctctcctgtctctccccagtctcccatctcttctccccatctctctccctctcccgtctctctccccctctcccgtctctctccccctctcccgtctctctccccctctcccgtctctccccccctctcccgttTGTCCCCCTCTcctgtctctccccccccactccggtccctcccaccccccttctcccccccatctctccccactgtctctccccctctcgtctctcccccctctcccgtctctccccctcccgtctctgCCCCCCcttcagtctctctcccccctcccgtctctctccccccttgtctctccccctcgtctctccccccgtctctccccccttgTCTCTCCCCCCCTTGTCTCTCCCCCCTTGTCTCTCCCCCCCTTGTCTCTCCCCCCCTTGTCTCTCCCCCACTTGTCTCTCCCCCCTTGTCTGTCCCCCCTCttgtctctccctcctctcttgtctctccctcctctcttgcctctcccCCCCTCGCCTCTCCCCCCCTCGCCTCTCCCCCCTCGCCTCTCCCCCCCCTCGCCTCTCCCCCCTTCGTCTCTCCCCCTctcgtctctctccccctctcccatctctcccccccatctctccccgtctctccccccctacagtctctccccgtctctccccccctccagtctctccccctctcgtctctctcttctctacccccctcccccgtctcttcCCCCTCCAGTCTCACCCCCTCCAGTCTCTCCCCCCCTTCCGTCTCTCCCCCCTTccgtctctccccctcttccatctctctccccccttctcccgtctccccgtctctctccccgtctctccctctccagtctctcccccctctccagtctctcccccctgtcccgtctctcccccccactccgttctctcccccctctcccgtctctcctcgccctctccggTCTCTCCCCCCGCTCTCTCGTTTCTCCCcactgtctctccccctctcgtctctctccccctctcgtctctcccccctcccgtatctcccccctcccgtctctcccccctcccatctctcccctctctcccatctctctccctctcccatccctccccccctcccgtctctctcctcctctcccgttTCTCCCCCCCTCCTTTCTCTCCCGTccatctctatccctctcccgtctctccccccccccaactccagtctctccccccccccactccggcctctccttcccctctccggtctctcccccccctctctcccgtctctctcctcagtctcccgtctctcctccccatctctctccctctcccatccctccccccctctcctgtctctccccctcccttttctcccccctctcctgtctctcccccccatctctctccctctcccgtctctccccccccccactcctgtctcccccccccccactccggtctctcctcgccctctccggtctctcccccccccgtctctccccactgtctctccccctctcgtctctcccccccgtctctccctcctcttccgtctctctcccccctcccgtctctctcccccctcccatctctccccccatctctctccctctcccgtctctccccccccctcccgttTCTCCCCCCTACTCCGGTCTCTCCTCCCTCTTTCCggtctctcacccccctctccattctctcccccctctctcccgtctctcccccccgtctctctcccccctcccgtcgCACCCCCctcgtctctccccgtctctcccccgtctcgtctctcctccctctcctgtctctcctccctctcccgtctctcccccctctcccgtctctccacccCTTGTCTCTCCACCCCTTGTCTCTCCACCCCTTGTCTCTCCACCCCTTGTCTCTCCCCCCTTGTCTCTCCCTCCCTTGTCTCTCCCCCCTCTTGTCTCTCCCCCCCTCTTGTCTCTCCCCCCTCTTGTCTCTCCCCCCActgtctctccccccgtctctccctcccctctcgtctctccctcccctctcgtctctccctcccctctcgtctctccctccctcctgtctctccctcctctcccgtctctccccctctcccgtctctccccctctcccgtctctccccctgTCCCGTCTCTCCCCCTGTCCCGTCTCTCCCCCTGTCCCGTCTCCCCTCCTGTCCCGTCTCCCCCCCGTCccgtctctcctcctctcccgtctccccccctctctccccccctcccgtctcttcccctctctcccgtctcccccctctctcccgtctctccccactctctcgtctctccccactctctcgtctctccccactctctcgtctctccccactctctcgtctctcccccctctcccgtctctccccccccctctccccgtctctcccccccgtctctccccccacccgtctctccccccacccgtctctccccccacccgtctctccccccacccgtctctccccccacccgtctctccccactctcccgtctctcccccctctccccctctcgtcTCTCCCCCTCTCGTCTCTCCCCCCGCTCGTCTCTCCCCCCCTCgtctctccccctcgtctctcccccctcgtctctcccccctcgtctctcccccctcgtctctccctcccccgtctctccccccacccgtctctccccactctcccgtctctccccctctctccccctctcgtcTCTCCCCCCGCTCGTCTCTCCCCCCCCTCGTCTCTCCCCCCTCGTCTCTCCCCCGCTCGTCTCTCCCCCctcgtctctccctccccctcgtctctccctccccctcgtctctccctcccctctcgtcactcccccctcccgtctctctcccgtctctccccgtctctctcccgtctctccccctcccctctctcccgtctctccccctcccctctctcccgtctcccgtctctctcccctctcccttctctctcccctctcccgtctctcccctctctcccctctctcccctctctcccctctctcccatctctcccatctctcccctctctccccctctctccccctctctccccctctctccccctctctccccctctctccccctctcacccccgtctctccccctctcGTCTCCCCCTCTCgcgtctctccccctctctccccctctcacccccgtctctctcccctctctcccctctctcccctctctcccatctctcccatctctcccctctctccccctctctccccctctctccccatctctccccatctctccccatctctccccatctctccccctctctcccccatctctccccctctctccccctctctccccctctcacccccgtctctccccctctcGTCTCCCCCTCTCgcgtctctccccctctctcccagtctctccctctcttgcctctcccatctctccccctctctcccccctctctccccagtctctcccccTCTCGTCTCTGCcatcccgtctctcccccctctcccatctctccccctctctccccagtctctcccccTC
This Mobula hypostoma unplaced genomic scaffold, sMobHyp1.1 scaffold_67, whole genome shotgun sequence DNA region includes the following protein-coding sequences:
- the LOC134341438 gene encoding putative uncharacterized protein DDB_G0287191, with the protein product PPAFSPPSLPSPPPPVSPPSPPHLSPSPIPPPLPSLSS
- the LOC134341445 gene encoding ATP-dependent RNA helicase DeaD-like — translated: RDEGGRDERGERREGERREGRREGRERREGRERRE